A window of the Mucilaginibacter sp. cycad4 genome harbors these coding sequences:
- a CDS encoding TonB-dependent receptor: protein MKKLLLIPFLLLIAFPLLTIAQQTQPIINSRLVGRVIDGTTKEPLPGAVVRIEGTTHVVSTDIEGKFSFVTGQKFPYKLIVTFTGYEKQEFIADGSPVEIKLKDAQTQLNQVVVVGYGSQKRKDITGSVASVPALALKQPVPSLDRALQGAVSGIQVTQATGQPGAGVTVQVRGVNSINAVAEPLYIIDGFPTSNSNSLTDAGVTNGPKINPLASINTSDIESIEVLKDASATAIYGTRGANGVIIITTKKGKAGVSSINYDGSYGKQEVIKTLPLLNTPQWEALRNDALANTGKTAQTEAQLNPYNANTDWQDAAFRKGSSQNHSLSIFSGTERTRLAFSGNYFKQDGILQNTNFERYAGRVNVEHDYNDKFKITSFITGSRTTAQIAPQGVVPAILLMTPTTPVYNADGSFFIKNVFEGTYGNPINTLYNQTNTTTTSRILGNIAGDYKITENLTARVLAGVDIIDNKQNRYLPSTVYEGSGYSGLGEVGTLNSFNWLNENTLTYNKKFGKHSLNVLAGFTQQQFKAEGAITGSSGFVSDYDTFNNLGSGSVTSVSGSGFAIAPSSSSNTWALKSYLGRINYGFNSKYLLTLTLRTDGSSKFAPGHQWASFPSAAIAWNASSEDFLKNVTAISQLKLRLSAGQTGNSDIPAYQSYSQLGYYRYNFGNSTVAGFAPNSLYNPNLTWEKTSQYDFGFDLGLFKDRVTVTADVYYKKTTNLLLYLPLPATSGLTIITNTAITNPQQYENVGSVQNKGFELGINSRNIVGSFVWNTNLVFALNRNKVLSLGGNGVNQFIPDSSLPSIIKVGEPIGSFIGYKTNGLIQAGGPVLTPAANTAPGGQNYQDINGDGKITQTGDRVILGNSQPKFTGGITNTFAYKGFDLSVFLQGSYGNKIYNQQRGVLELGTGYTNATTTLLNRWTPANTNTDVHSAYQDPAATISDRFVENGSYLRLKSLGFGYTFPQSVLSRSPVKKVRIYVSAQNLATWTKYTGYDPEVSSNEQSAITSGVDNGAYPNNKSVIVGIGLTL, encoded by the coding sequence ATGAAAAAATTGCTATTAATCCCATTCCTGCTGCTTATTGCTTTTCCGCTGTTAACTATCGCGCAGCAAACCCAGCCTATAATTAATTCAAGACTGGTTGGCCGTGTTATTGACGGTACTACCAAAGAGCCGCTTCCGGGTGCCGTGGTCCGTATCGAGGGTACTACGCACGTAGTTTCAACCGATATTGAAGGTAAATTCAGCTTTGTCACCGGGCAAAAGTTTCCTTATAAACTGATTGTCACTTTTACCGGTTATGAAAAACAGGAATTTATTGCTGATGGCAGCCCGGTTGAAATTAAGCTTAAAGACGCCCAAACCCAGTTAAACCAGGTAGTTGTGGTGGGTTACGGATCGCAAAAACGTAAGGACATCACAGGTTCAGTAGCATCTGTACCTGCACTGGCTTTAAAACAGCCGGTTCCCTCGCTCGACAGGGCTTTACAGGGCGCTGTATCGGGCATACAGGTTACACAGGCCACCGGGCAGCCGGGAGCGGGTGTGACAGTGCAGGTGCGTGGTGTAAACTCCATCAATGCCGTTGCCGAGCCATTGTATATTATCGATGGCTTTCCCACCTCAAACAGTAACTCACTTACTGATGCGGGTGTAACCAATGGCCCGAAGATCAATCCGCTGGCATCTATCAATACTTCGGATATCGAAAGCATTGAGGTTTTAAAAGATGCTTCGGCCACGGCTATTTATGGTACACGTGGCGCAAACGGTGTAATTATCATTACCACAAAAAAAGGTAAAGCCGGCGTGTCATCTATCAATTATGATGGCAGCTATGGCAAGCAGGAAGTGATCAAAACGCTCCCGTTGCTCAATACTCCGCAATGGGAAGCATTACGTAATGACGCTTTGGCAAACACAGGGAAAACCGCCCAAACAGAAGCGCAGCTTAATCCCTACAACGCCAATACTGATTGGCAGGATGCAGCCTTCCGTAAAGGGAGCTCACAAAATCACAGCCTTTCAATATTTTCAGGTACCGAGCGTACAAGGCTTGCTTTTTCTGGCAACTACTTTAAACAGGATGGTATTTTACAAAACACCAATTTTGAGCGTTATGCCGGCAGGGTAAACGTAGAACATGATTATAACGATAAGTTCAAGATCACATCATTTATTACCGGCAGCCGTACTACTGCGCAAATTGCGCCCCAGGGCGTAGTACCAGCCATCTTGCTGATGACGCCTACCACGCCGGTTTATAACGCCGATGGTTCATTCTTTATCAAAAACGTATTTGAGGGTACTTACGGAAACCCCATCAATACACTCTATAATCAAACCAATACCACTACCACAAGCCGCATTTTAGGTAATATTGCCGGCGATTACAAGATCACCGAAAACCTTACCGCAAGGGTGTTGGCCGGTGTGGATATCATCGACAATAAGCAAAACCGTTACCTGCCATCTACCGTTTACGAGGGTTCGGGCTATTCGGGCCTTGGCGAGGTTGGTACCCTTAACTCATTCAACTGGCTGAATGAAAACACGCTTACCTACAATAAAAAATTTGGTAAGCACTCGTTAAATGTATTAGCCGGTTTTACACAGCAGCAATTCAAAGCCGAAGGTGCAATTACAGGTTCATCGGGCTTTGTGAGCGATTATGACACTTTCAATAACCTTGGTTCGGGAAGTGTTACTTCGGTATCGGGCAGTGGTTTTGCCATTGCGCCATCGTCATCGTCAAATACCTGGGCTTTAAAATCATATCTGGGCAGGATAAATTATGGTTTTAACAGTAAATACCTGTTAACCTTAACCCTGCGTACTGATGGCTCATCGAAATTTGCACCGGGGCATCAATGGGCATCCTTCCCATCAGCCGCCATAGCCTGGAATGCATCGAGCGAAGATTTTCTGAAAAATGTAACTGCCATCAGCCAGTTAAAATTGAGGTTAAGTGCGGGTCAAACCGGTAATAGCGATATCCCGGCCTACCAGTCGTACTCACAATTAGGTTACTACCGTTACAATTTTGGTAATTCTACAGTTGCGGGTTTTGCGCCCAATAGTTTGTACAATCCCAACCTAACCTGGGAAAAAACAAGTCAGTACGATTTTGGTTTCGACCTGGGCCTGTTTAAAGACAGGGTTACGGTAACGGCCGATGTGTATTACAAGAAGACTACTAACCTGCTATTATACCTGCCTTTACCGGCGACAAGCGGTTTAACTATTATTACCAATACAGCTATTACCAATCCGCAGCAATATGAAAACGTGGGCTCGGTACAAAATAAAGGTTTTGAGTTGGGTATTAACTCGCGCAATATTGTTGGCAGTTTTGTATGGAACACCAACCTGGTATTTGCACTTAACCGTAACAAGGTGCTGAGCCTTGGCGGTAACGGTGTTAACCAGTTCATCCCCGATTCGTCACTGCCGTCTATCATTAAAGTTGGCGAGCCTATCGGCTCATTTATCGGCTACAAAACCAATGGCCTGATCCAGGCTGGTGGGCCGGTACTTACTCCTGCAGCCAATACCGCTCCGGGTGGTCAAAATTACCAGGATATTAATGGCGATGGCAAAATAACACAGACCGGCGACAGGGTGATCCTCGGCAACTCGCAACCTAAATTTACAGGAGGTATCACCAACACATTCGCTTACAAGGGTTTTGATTTAAGTGTTTTCTTACAGGGATCATATGGTAATAAAATCTATAACCAGCAAAGGGGTGTTTTGGAATTAGGAACAGGTTATACCAATGCTACTACCACACTGTTAAATCGCTGGACACCAGCCAACACCAACACCGATGTGCATAGTGCTTATCAGGACCCGGCTGCAACCATATCCGACAGGTTTGTTGAAAACGGTTCGTACCTGCGCCTTAAAAGTCTTGGTTTTGGCTACACCTTCCCGCAATCTGTTCTCTCCAGGTCGCCTGTTAAAAAGGTCAGGATTTACGTGAGTGCCCAAAATCTGGCAACCTGGACAAAATACACCGGTTACGATCCTGAAGTAAGCAGTAACGAGCAATCGGCAATTACCTCGGGAGTTGATAACGGGGCTTACCCCAATAATAAATCTGTAATAGTTGGCATAGGGCTTACCCTGTAA
- a CDS encoding formylglycine-generating enzyme family protein, with the protein MNKIVLILFSVIWIASCRQPEKPAAIIAVAKVPGIKKKVCCESNIPNRFKAAGLSGAALALPDTGDTHASHAGMAWVPAGTFRMGADNQQAEPDEYPKHDVTVDGFWIDKTEVTNTQFEKFVKATGYVTTAERKPDWNELKKQMPPGTEKPADSLLVAASLIFVPANKPVNLSDYSQWWEWKTGANWKHPHGPGSDIKGKGNYPVVQVSWYDAVAYSKWAGKRLPTEAEWERAARGGLEDRIYPWGNEKVSEGQPKANTWEGSFPYKNTERDHYYYLAPVSSFAPNGYGLYDMAGNVWEWCADLYNNNYYKTVNSPAGVKNPKGASKSYDPDEPYAIKRVVRGGSFLCNDSYCSGYRVSRRMKTTEDSGMEHLGFRCVSN; encoded by the coding sequence ATGAATAAGATTGTACTTATACTTTTTAGTGTTATATGGATTGCTTCATGCAGACAACCGGAGAAACCGGCGGCGATTATTGCGGTAGCCAAAGTTCCCGGTATTAAAAAAAAGGTTTGCTGCGAATCAAATATCCCTAACAGGTTTAAAGCAGCGGGGTTAAGCGGTGCGGCGCTTGCCCTGCCCGATACAGGTGATACCCATGCCAGCCATGCGGGGATGGCATGGGTGCCGGCCGGGACTTTCAGGATGGGGGCCGATAACCAGCAGGCCGAACCTGATGAGTACCCTAAGCATGACGTAACGGTTGATGGCTTTTGGATAGATAAAACAGAGGTTACCAACACCCAGTTTGAAAAATTTGTAAAAGCAACAGGTTATGTTACCACAGCCGAGCGTAAGCCTGACTGGAACGAGCTCAAAAAGCAAATGCCCCCGGGTACCGAAAAACCTGCTGATAGTTTACTGGTTGCGGCCTCGCTGATATTTGTGCCGGCAAATAAACCGGTTAATCTCAGCGATTACAGCCAGTGGTGGGAATGGAAAACAGGTGCTAACTGGAAACACCCGCACGGGCCGGGCAGCGACATTAAAGGCAAAGGCAATTACCCGGTAGTACAGGTTTCCTGGTACGATGCCGTAGCTTATAGTAAATGGGCCGGCAAACGTTTACCAACCGAAGCTGAATGGGAGCGTGCGGCAAGGGGCGGATTGGAGGATAGAATCTATCCCTGGGGTAATGAAAAAGTAAGTGAAGGACAACCGAAGGCAAATACCTGGGAGGGAAGTTTCCCCTATAAAAACACCGAACGTGATCATTATTATTACCTGGCCCCGGTTAGCTCGTTTGCACCAAATGGTTACGGCTTGTACGATATGGCCGGTAACGTTTGGGAATGGTGTGCCGATTTGTACAATAACAATTATTATAAAACAGTAAACAGCCCGGCAGGAGTTAAAAACCCTAAAGGTGCTTCAAAATCATATGACCCGGACGAGCCTTATGCCATTAAAAGAGTGGTGCGAGGTGGCTCATTTTTGTGTAACGACAGCTACTGCTCTGGTTATCGTGTATCACGTCGGATGAAAACTACCGAAGATAGCGGCATGGAGCACCTCGGTTTCAGGTGCGTAAGCAACTAA
- a CDS encoding sterol desaturase family protein produces the protein MIDQIKQIIENLNGYGFSVLVLVLGVLEFSFGLYKKRWNKNEKWVDIACFTIPKLIVKPLVAYYGLKVLPAILPGFKDTFSWVPFFWGFIIIAIADDLTQYWYHRLHHEIPWLWRFHRTHHSASYMGMAMASRQNIIYTIFFSQTYLTTALVYLGLGIPAVVVKGIKGTITTLAHSSIPWDKPFYQYKILHPLAWVLERTISTPATHHAHHAATTDDGVGYYKGNFGNMFFLWDIIFGTAHISRQYPKAYGISHYEGDQWYAQLAWPLFKSKVPGSELAADGPMVKEDVPLQPHHLYRPDKVEEQSAEQVDAAFQLQPVKA, from the coding sequence ATGATTGATCAGATAAAACAAATAATAGAAAACCTTAACGGATATGGTTTCTCCGTGCTGGTGCTGGTACTTGGCGTACTGGAATTTTCTTTCGGTCTTTATAAAAAACGCTGGAACAAAAATGAAAAATGGGTAGATATCGCCTGTTTCACTATTCCAAAGCTGATAGTGAAGCCGTTGGTTGCTTATTATGGCCTGAAAGTACTGCCTGCTATTCTGCCTGGTTTTAAAGATACTTTTAGCTGGGTTCCATTTTTCTGGGGATTTATTATCATCGCGATAGCCGATGATCTTACCCAATACTGGTACCATCGCTTGCATCATGAAATACCGTGGTTATGGCGTTTTCACCGTACGCACCACTCGGCATCATACATGGGTATGGCAATGGCCAGCAGGCAAAACATTATCTATACCATTTTCTTTTCGCAAACTTATTTAACTACCGCGTTGGTTTACCTTGGTTTAGGTATCCCGGCAGTAGTAGTAAAAGGTATCAAAGGGACTATTACTACACTGGCGCATTCAAGTATCCCATGGGATAAACCATTTTATCAATATAAAATATTGCACCCGCTGGCCTGGGTTTTGGAGCGTACGATATCTACTCCGGCAACGCATCATGCACACCATGCAGCTACCACCGATGATGGGGTAGGGTATTACAAAGGCAACTTTGGCAATATGTTCTTTTTGTGGGATATCATTTTCGGTACGGCACATATTTCTCGTCAATACCCTAAAGCTTATGGGATATCACATTACGAGGGCGATCAATGGTATGCACAACTGGCCTGGCCTTTATTTAAATCAAAAGTGCCCGGAAGTGAGCTTGCCGCCGATGGACCGATGGTTAAAGAAGATGTTCCGTTGCAGCCTCATCATTTGTACAGACCTGATAAGGTCGAAGAGCAGTCGGCAGAACAGGTTGATGCAGCTTTTCAATTACAACCTGTTAAAGCGTAA
- the xth gene encoding exodeoxyribonuclease III, which translates to MKIATYNVNGVNGRLPVLLRWLKETSPDVACLQELKAPQENFPEQAILDAGYKAIWHGQKSWNGVAILAKDREITEVCRALPGDPEDEHSRYIEALVDGITIGCLYLPNGNPAPGPKFDYKLGWFQRLKIHAAGLLAADKPVVLTGDYNVMPTELDVYKPERWVNDALFRPETREAFKTLVEQGWTDAIRKLYPTEVIYTFFDYFRDAYGRNAGLRIDHFLLSPHLEKRLVAAGVNRDVRGWEKTSDHAPVWIELKDA; encoded by the coding sequence ATGAAAATAGCTACGTATAACGTAAATGGTGTAAACGGGCGACTGCCTGTTTTGCTCCGCTGGTTAAAAGAAACATCCCCTGACGTTGCCTGCCTGCAGGAACTTAAAGCTCCACAGGAAAACTTCCCGGAGCAGGCCATACTTGATGCAGGTTATAAAGCCATCTGGCATGGCCAAAAAAGCTGGAACGGCGTTGCGATACTGGCAAAAGACAGGGAAATTACAGAAGTATGCCGGGCGCTTCCCGGCGATCCTGAAGATGAGCATAGCCGTTATATTGAAGCGCTTGTTGATGGTATTACCATTGGCTGCCTGTACCTGCCCAACGGCAACCCGGCCCCCGGTCCTAAATTTGACTATAAATTGGGTTGGTTTCAACGCCTGAAAATTCATGCAGCCGGTTTACTTGCAGCTGATAAACCCGTTGTACTAACCGGCGATTATAACGTTATGCCTACCGAGCTTGATGTTTATAAACCGGAGCGCTGGGTAAATGACGCGCTCTTTCGCCCCGAAACCCGCGAGGCCTTTAAAACATTGGTAGAACAGGGCTGGACGGATGCTATCCGCAAACTTTATCCTACCGAAGTGATCTATACCTTTTTCGATTATTTCCGCGATGCCTACGGCCGTAACGCCGGTTTAAGGATCGATCATTTTTTGCTGAGCCCTCATCTGGAAAAGCGGCTCGTTGCTGCAGGCGTGAACAGGGACGTTCGCGGCTGGGAAAAAACAAGCGATCACGCGCCGGTTTGGATCGAGTTGAAAGATGCTTAA
- a CDS encoding ABC transporter ATP-binding protein has translation MIQISNLNFSYNSSKPLFKNLNLSLKAGHIYGLLGKNGAGKSTLLKNIAGLAFPQSGHCLINGTKSSKRLVSTLQDLYFIAEEVYVPALTPGQFLDRTASFYPAFSIIDFYSYLKILDIDPDLLMTKMSYGQQKKIIIAFGLATNTSVLILDEPTNGLDIPSKVQFRKLIASVLNEERCIIISTHQVRDLDSLIDTVLILDDHRIVIENTVDELTEKLFFSVFKDLTGMNVLYEEDTLMGKYAIVQNTAGKYGKMDLELLFNAATTNSGKLLNVLKPTTNHE, from the coding sequence ATGATTCAAATAAGTAATTTGAATTTTAGCTACAACAGCAGCAAGCCGTTGTTCAAAAATCTGAACCTTTCATTAAAGGCCGGCCACATTTATGGCCTGCTGGGTAAAAATGGAGCCGGGAAATCAACCCTCCTGAAAAATATAGCCGGCCTGGCCTTTCCGCAATCAGGTCATTGCCTTATTAACGGAACAAAAAGCTCAAAGCGACTTGTATCCACCCTTCAGGATCTTTATTTCATTGCCGAAGAGGTTTATGTACCGGCATTAACCCCGGGGCAATTTTTGGACAGGACAGCGAGCTTCTACCCGGCCTTCAGCATTATCGACTTTTACAGCTATCTGAAAATCCTGGACATTGATCCCGATCTGCTGATGACCAAAATGTCATACGGACAGCAAAAAAAGATAATCATTGCTTTCGGGCTGGCTACAAATACCAGCGTGCTCATACTTGATGAACCCACCAACGGGCTTGATATCCCTTCAAAAGTTCAGTTCAGGAAATTAATCGCATCGGTTTTAAATGAAGAGCGCTGCATTATTATTTCAACCCACCAGGTAAGGGATCTGGATAGCCTTATCGATACAGTTTTAATTTTGGATGACCACCGCATTGTGATTGAAAATACAGTAGATGAGCTTACCGAAAAACTGTTTTTCAGCGTGTTTAAAGACCTTACCGGGATGAATGTACTGTATGAAGAAGATACCCTTATGGGCAAATACGCCATTGTACAAAACACGGCCGGTAAGTACGGTAAAATGGACCTCGAATTATTATTTAATGCCGCAACGACCAACAGCGGAAAATTATTAAACGTGCTAAAACCAACTACAAACCATGAATAA
- a CDS encoding GntR family transcriptional regulator codes for MEFKDNEAIYLQIAAFVSDQILMGKWPAGQKIPSVRDMAVELEVNPNTVMRSYEFLQGLEIIYNKRGLGLFVADGGFDKVKAYRKENFVRQNLPELFKNMYLLGISIDEIRLQYQSFQAQQNNELNQATNNENKQ; via the coding sequence ATGGAATTTAAAGATAACGAAGCGATATACCTCCAGATAGCGGCTTTTGTAAGCGACCAGATCCTGATGGGTAAATGGCCCGCCGGGCAAAAGATCCCCTCGGTACGTGATATGGCTGTGGAATTGGAAGTGAACCCTAATACAGTTATGCGATCGTACGAATTTTTGCAGGGGCTTGAAATTATTTATAATAAACGTGGCCTCGGCTTATTTGTGGCCGATGGCGGTTTTGACAAGGTAAAAGCTTACCGCAAAGAAAACTTTGTACGTCAAAACCTGCCCGAACTTTTTAAAAACATGTATCTGTTAGGTATATCGATAGATGAGATCAGGCTGCAATATCAAAGCTTTCAGGCGCAACAAAATAATGAACTAAACCAGGCAACCAACAATGAAAACAAGCAATAA
- a CDS encoding ABC transporter ATP-binding protein has protein sequence MKLVINSLSKTYANGVHALKDVSLTLNNGMFGLLGPNGAGKSSLMRTIATLQEADKGSIFLDDLDVLKNKTEVRQLLGYLPQEFGVYPKISAERMLDHIAQLKGVGNSSERKDLVLQLLENVNLYKDRKKHLGTYSGGMKQRFGIAQALIGNPKLIIVDEPTAGLDPAERNRFYNLLSRLGENTIVILSTHIVEDVSTLCANFAIICQGEVLYSGDPESAVNELNGKIYSKVITQSELGFYKDDYQVISTQLKTGKLHIRIINEAEPGNGFISSTPNLEDVYFSNIATRIDVDTI, from the coding sequence ATGAAATTAGTAATCAACTCCCTATCAAAAACCTATGCCAACGGCGTACATGCTTTAAAAGATGTTTCGCTGACCCTGAACAACGGCATGTTTGGCCTGCTTGGCCCAAACGGGGCCGGTAAATCATCATTGATGCGTACCATAGCCACCCTGCAGGAGGCCGATAAAGGCAGCATTTTTTTAGATGACCTGGACGTATTGAAAAACAAAACAGAAGTACGCCAGCTGCTCGGATACCTGCCCCAGGAGTTTGGTGTTTACCCCAAAATATCGGCCGAGCGGATGCTTGACCATATTGCCCAGCTCAAAGGCGTTGGTAACAGCTCCGAACGTAAAGACCTTGTGCTGCAATTACTGGAAAACGTAAACCTGTATAAAGACCGAAAAAAGCACCTGGGCACCTATTCCGGCGGTATGAAACAGCGTTTCGGGATAGCGCAGGCACTGATTGGCAACCCTAAGCTTATTATTGTCGATGAACCCACAGCAGGCCTCGACCCGGCCGAGCGAAACCGCTTTTATAACCTGCTGAGCCGCTTGGGTGAAAATACCATCGTGATCCTGTCAACCCATATTGTTGAGGATGTAAGTACACTCTGCGCTAATTTCGCTATTATTTGCCAGGGCGAGGTTTTATATTCAGGTGACCCCGAAAGTGCGGTAAATGAGTTGAACGGGAAGATTTACAGCAAAGTGATCACCCAATCAGAGCTGGGCTTTTACAAGGATGATTACCAGGTTATATCAACGCAGCTTAAAACCGGCAAACTTCATATCCGCATTATCAACGAAGCCGAACCCGGCAACGGTTTTATCAGCAGCACGCCAAACCTGGAAGATGTATACTTCAGCAACATCGCTACACGAATAGATGTAGATACCATTTAA